A genomic window from Lycium barbarum isolate Lr01 chromosome 4, ASM1917538v2, whole genome shotgun sequence includes:
- the LOC132638299 gene encoding uncharacterized protein LOC132638299 has translation MPQMAKRRAYDIVLGVVWSRMARAFISVVWSRMQKHLLFCHFSIISTESRPKQAELGFEEQKGLQVCSRQGLRIKEEVEYSSGGFPLNENDDFYKAKFVAPV, from the exons ATGCCGCAAATGGCAAAAAGAAGGGCCTACGACATTGTGTTAGGTGTTGTGTGGTCgagaatggcaagagcatttATTAGTGTTGTGTGGTCGAGAATGCAAAAGCATTTATTGTTTTGCCATTTCTCAATTATTTCCACCGAGTCTCGACCCAAACAAG CTGAATTGGGATTTGAGGAGCAAAAAGGTCTTCAAGTTTGTTCTCGACAAGGGCTGCGTATCAAAGAG GAAGTTGAGTATTCTAGCGGAGGCTTTCCTTTgaatgaaaatgatgatttttaCAAGGCCAAATTTGTAGCTCCCGTTTGA